The following coding sequences are from one Seonamhaeicola sp. ML3 window:
- the fsa gene encoding fructose-6-phosphate aldolase: MKFFIDTANLEDIAEAQALGVLDGVTTNPSLMAKEGITGEENILNHYKKICEIVEGDVSAEVISTDFEGMVKEGEALAALHPQIVVKLPLIADGIKACKYFSDKGIRTNVTLVFSAGQALLAAKAGATYVSPFLGRLDDISTDGLNLIAEIRQIYDNYGFGTEILAASIRHTMHVIDCAKLGSDVMTGPLSSITGLLKHPLTDIGLAKFLADYKKGN, from the coding sequence ATGAAATTTTTTATCGATACAGCCAACCTAGAAGATATAGCTGAAGCACAAGCGTTAGGGGTTTTAGATGGTGTAACAACAAACCCTTCGTTAATGGCGAAAGAAGGCATTACAGGAGAGGAAAATATCTTAAACCATTACAAAAAGATTTGTGAAATTGTTGAAGGTGATGTTAGTGCAGAGGTAATTTCTACCGATTTTGAAGGTATGGTTAAAGAAGGTGAAGCCCTAGCAGCTTTGCACCCTCAAATTGTAGTTAAGCTACCTTTAATTGCTGATGGTATCAAAGCATGTAAATATTTTTCTGATAAAGGCATAAGAACAAACGTAACTCTAGTGTTCTCAGCGGGACAAGCCTTGTTAGCCGCAAAAGCAGGAGCAACTTATGTATCGCCATTTCTAGGAAGGTTAGATGATATTTCTACAGACGGACTAAATCTTATTGCTGAAATTCGTCAGATTTATGATAATTACGGTTTCGGAACTGAAATTTTAGCAGCTTCAATCCGTCACACCATGCACGTTATTGATTGTGCTAAATTAGGGTCTGATGTTATGACAGGTCCGTTATCATCTATCACTGGATTATTGAAACATCCGTTAACAGATATTGGTTTAGCTAAGTTCTTAGCAGATTATAAAAAAGGAAACTAA
- a CDS encoding alpha-amylase family glycosyl hydrolase → MKKLLSLIAFLCIYVSYGQVSTSPAIPTASDVITITFNATGTGLEGETGDVYAHTGVLTTNSSGQSDWKHVIGSWGNNATQPKLTRLGANTYQLIITPDIATFYGSGNDIITDIAVVFRNSSGTSQTSPDIFIKIFEAGLNVTITNPSDNDVFDLNDNITITAESSTLADLELKVNNNSIGTSTSTTTITAPYTFTSTGLFTINASASQNSESKNESISVYVKTPTTNETLPTGLENGLNKNNDGSVTFVLQAPLKNDVFLIGSFNNWELNPAYQMKKDNDTFWLTVNGLDPDIEYAYQYHVDYSLTVADPYSKKVLDPSNDNFISETTYPNLMDYPSGATGIASTFQINETAYNWQIDNFSKPNKENLIVYEMLIRDFTEEDSFLAAMTHLDYLENLGINAIELMPISEFEGNDSWGYNPSFHGALDKYYGTQNHFKEFVDSCHQRGIAVIIDVVYNHAFSQSPLAQLYWDSANFKPTAENPWLNPDAKHPFNVGYDFNHESSYTKTYVKQTLKYWVEEFKVDGFRFDLSKGFTQTNNPDNVGAWGNRDASRIAILQDYGSYIWNNVSSDAYLILEHFADNSEEKELADYGFMLWGNLNHSFNQNTMGFSSDANVSWLSYTERNWTKPGVVGYMESHDEERLMVRNINNGNANEEHDTKDFQTALDRIEAATAIFYSIPGPKMLWQFGELGYDKSINCENNIENGSCRLDRKPVAWSLNYDKDESRLKLYDATAKMIQLKTDYPSTFNTTNFSYSLDGLVKRINLNDNSGNFDVVVIANFDLVNKSINPNFPKTGTWYSIMNNNTPLEVSNTTSSISLAPGEYRVYGTQPVIDPDDLDSDGIPNNQDSCANTPLGATVDATGCEVFTLPADNFRLQAANETCRNSNNGIIDILAIKNLNYTATITGNGLNNSETFTTSYIKSDLSAGEYRICITVEGQADYEQCFNVTITEPQDLSVLSKVLDDKGSVSLNLEGGLAYTININGVVTNTSASFVELPLEKGQNKIIIKTDKDCQGIYKETIFFGDEIKAFPNPITNRLNIYLGTVNTTAANVKVELYSVLGNKVLIQSNSNKNMVSLDTSELSRGIYILRVNRNGNHKSFKIVKK, encoded by the coding sequence ATGAAAAAGCTTCTAAGTTTAATAGCTTTCCTGTGTATATATGTTAGTTATGGCCAGGTGTCTACATCGCCGGCTATTCCAACAGCTTCAGATGTTATAACAATAACATTTAACGCTACTGGCACAGGTCTTGAAGGCGAAACAGGAGATGTTTATGCTCATACTGGCGTACTAACAACTAATTCTTCTGGACAATCAGACTGGAAACATGTTATTGGCTCATGGGGAAACAATGCCACACAGCCAAAGCTTACTCGTTTGGGAGCCAACACTTATCAGCTTATAATTACTCCTGATATTGCTACTTTTTATGGCTCGGGAAATGATATTATCACAGATATAGCTGTAGTTTTTAGAAATAGTTCGGGTACGTCTCAAACCAGTCCAGACATTTTTATTAAAATTTTTGAAGCCGGTTTAAATGTTACTATTACAAATCCTTCAGATAATGATGTTTTCGACTTAAACGACAATATCACAATTACAGCAGAATCTAGTACACTAGCAGATCTAGAATTAAAGGTTAATAACAATTCTATTGGTACAAGTACTAGCACAACAACTATTACCGCACCCTACACTTTTACCAGTACCGGACTTTTTACTATTAATGCTTCAGCAAGTCAAAACTCGGAGTCTAAAAACGAAAGCATATCCGTTTATGTTAAGACACCCACTACAAACGAGACGCTACCAACTGGACTTGAAAATGGCCTCAATAAAAACAATGATGGCTCTGTGACCTTTGTGCTTCAAGCACCTTTAAAAAATGATGTTTTCCTAATAGGTAGTTTTAATAATTGGGAACTTAATCCTGCATACCAAATGAAAAAGGATAATGATACGTTTTGGTTAACAGTTAACGGATTAGACCCAGACATTGAATATGCCTATCAATACCATGTAGATTACAGCTTAACCGTTGCTGACCCCTATTCCAAAAAAGTTTTAGACCCTAGCAATGACAATTTTATATCAGAGACCACCTATCCCAACCTAATGGATTACCCAAGTGGCGCTACAGGTATAGCTTCTACTTTTCAAATAAATGAAACAGCATATAATTGGCAAATTGATAATTTCTCTAAACCTAACAAAGAAAACCTTATTGTCTATGAAATGTTAATTCGAGACTTTACCGAGGAGGATTCCTTTTTAGCCGCAATGACCCATCTAGATTATTTAGAAAATCTAGGTATTAATGCCATTGAATTAATGCCGATTAGTGAATTTGAAGGCAATGATAGTTGGGGATACAACCCTTCTTTTCATGGAGCTTTAGACAAATATTACGGCACTCAAAACCATTTTAAAGAATTTGTAGACTCATGTCATCAAAGAGGTATAGCAGTTATTATTGATGTTGTATATAATCATGCATTTAGCCAGAGCCCGTTAGCACAACTCTATTGGGACAGTGCAAACTTTAAACCCACTGCTGAAAATCCGTGGCTAAACCCAGATGCTAAACATCCTTTTAATGTAGGTTATGACTTCAACCATGAAAGCAGTTATACAAAAACCTATGTAAAACAAACGCTTAAATATTGGGTTGAAGAATTTAAAGTTGATGGATTTAGATTCGACCTATCTAAAGGTTTTACACAAACAAACAATCCAGATAACGTTGGAGCTTGGGGAAATCGTGATGCTTCAAGAATAGCTATTCTCCAAGATTACGGTAGCTATATTTGGAACAACGTGTCTTCTGACGCCTACCTTATTCTAGAACATTTTGCCGATAATAGCGAAGAAAAGGAACTTGCAGATTATGGTTTTATGCTCTGGGGCAATCTTAACCACAGTTTTAATCAAAACACTATGGGTTTTTCATCTGATGCTAATGTATCATGGCTGTCTTATACCGAGCGTAATTGGACAAAACCAGGTGTGGTGGGATATATGGAAAGTCATGACGAAGAGCGACTTATGGTAAGAAACATAAACAATGGAAATGCCAACGAGGAGCACGACACTAAAGACTTTCAAACTGCATTAGATAGAATCGAAGCAGCCACGGCAATATTCTACAGTATTCCGGGGCCAAAAATGTTATGGCAATTTGGAGAGCTTGGTTACGATAAAAGCATTAATTGTGAAAACAATATTGAAAATGGAAGTTGTAGACTAGACAGAAAACCTGTGGCCTGGTCGTTAAATTACGATAAAGATGAAAGTCGCTTAAAATTGTATGACGCCACTGCTAAAATGATACAACTAAAAACAGATTATCCCTCCACATTTAATACTACCAATTTTTCATATAGTTTAGATGGCTTAGTAAAACGCATAAACCTTAACGATAATTCTGGTAATTTCGATGTGGTTGTCATCGCCAATTTTGATTTGGTAAATAAATCCATAAACCCCAATTTCCCTAAGACAGGAACTTGGTACAGTATAATGAACAATAATACCCCTCTAGAGGTATCGAACACAACTTCGTCTATATCTCTAGCGCCAGGAGAGTATCGTGTTTATGGAACCCAACCTGTTATAGATCCTGATGATTTAGATAGCGACGGTATTCCTAACAACCAAGACTCATGTGCAAACACACCATTAGGTGCTACCGTAGATGCTACAGGTTGTGAAGTATTTACGCTACCAGCAGATAATTTCAGACTACAGGCTGCCAATGAAACCTGTAGAAATAGCAACAATGGCATTATTGATATTTTGGCCATAAAAAATCTAAATTACACTGCAACGATAACTGGTAATGGTCTAAATAACTCAGAAACATTCACTACTTCATATATTAAATCTGACCTATCAGCAGGAGAGTATCGTATATGCATAACCGTTGAAGGGCAAGCAGATTACGAGCAATGTTTTAACGTTACCATCACAGAACCACAAGACTTATCGGTACTTTCAAAAGTTTTAGATGATAAAGGCTCTGTTTCCCTAAACCTTGAGGGCGGTCTTGCCTACACCATAAATATTAATGGCGTTGTAACAAATACCAGTGCCTCTTTTGTAGAATTACCACTCGAGAAGGGCCAAAACAAAATTATCATTAAAACAGACAAGGACTGTCAAGGTATCTATAAAGAAACCATTTTCTTTGGAGACGAAATCAAGGCTTTCCCTAATCCCATAACCAATAGACTTAACATATATTTGGGCACTGTTAACACTACTGCAGCCAATGTTAAAGTAGAACTCTATTCGGTTTTAGGTAATAAAGTACTTATTCAAAGTAATTCAAATAAGAATATGGTTAGCTTGGATACTTCGGAACTTTCCAGAGGAATCTATATTTTAAGAGTTAACAGAAACGGAAATCACAAAAGCTTTAAAATAGTCAAGAAATAA
- a CDS encoding transketolase, giving the protein MNKQIDQQAADNIRALAVAMVEKANSGHPGGPMGGADFMHILYSEFFNYDPADMTWPFRDRFFMDAGHLSTLMYAQYYLLGNYKKEDVANFRQWGSITPGHPEVDFERGIENTSGPLGQGHTMGVGAAIAAKFLEARFGDWVNHKIYGFISDGGVQEEISQGAGRIAGHLGLSNFIMFFDSNDIQLSTSTDEVTTEDTAMKYEAWGWKVVTIDGHDHDQIRKALTDANNETEKPTLIIGKTIMGKGCVAADGSMYEGHCELHGKPIGATGADYEKTLLNLGADVNNPFDIYSDVEAFYKNIVEEKKVAAAKKKAEIEAWRQNNEALANKLDHFFSGELPELDFESIEHKGGLATRAASANVLAYLADNVENMIVSSADLSNSDKTDGFLNKTTALQKGDFSGSFLQAGVAELTMACIANGIALHGGIIPVVATFFVFSDYMKPAIRLSAIQELPVKYVWTHDAFRVGEDGPTHQPIEQEAQIRLLEKLKNHSGDQSFLALRPADSAETSVAWKMALENDKTPSGLILSRQGIKDVPAINTSRYDEALGAEKGGYLVKSVENPDVVLVANGSEVSTLVAAAEILESEKGLKVSIASVISEGLFRQQSKAYQESVIPTDKPLFGLTAGLPVNLETLVGPNGKVFGLDHFGYSAPAGVLDEKFGFTGEQASKNILEYLETVLVK; this is encoded by the coding sequence ATGAACAAACAAATAGATCAGCAGGCAGCAGATAATATCAGAGCTTTGGCTGTAGCCATGGTAGAGAAGGCGAATTCTGGGCACCCAGGAGGACCTATGGGAGGTGCAGATTTTATGCATATTCTTTATTCGGAATTCTTTAATTACGATCCTGCCGATATGACCTGGCCATTTAGAGACAGGTTTTTTATGGATGCTGGTCACTTGTCTACTTTAATGTATGCTCAGTATTACCTTTTGGGCAACTATAAGAAAGAAGATGTTGCTAACTTCCGCCAGTGGGGTTCTATAACTCCTGGTCATCCAGAAGTTGATTTTGAAAGAGGTATAGAAAATACATCTGGTCCATTAGGTCAAGGGCACACTATGGGTGTTGGAGCAGCTATTGCTGCGAAATTTCTTGAAGCTAGATTTGGGGATTGGGTAAACCACAAAATTTATGGATTTATTTCAGATGGTGGTGTGCAAGAAGAGATTTCGCAAGGAGCAGGTAGAATTGCCGGTCACTTGGGGTTAAGTAACTTCATCATGTTCTTCGATTCTAACGATATTCAGTTGTCAACTTCAACTGATGAGGTGACTACTGAAGATACAGCAATGAAATACGAAGCTTGGGGTTGGAAAGTTGTCACTATCGATGGCCACGACCATGACCAAATTAGAAAGGCTTTAACCGATGCTAATAACGAAACCGAAAAACCAACACTTATTATTGGTAAAACCATTATGGGTAAAGGTTGTGTTGCTGCCGATGGAAGCATGTACGAAGGCCATTGTGAGCTTCATGGTAAACCAATAGGTGCAACTGGTGCAGATTACGAAAAGACTTTATTGAATTTGGGTGCAGACGTAAATAACCCATTCGATATTTACAGTGATGTAGAAGCTTTCTACAAAAATATAGTTGAAGAGAAAAAAGTCGCCGCTGCTAAAAAGAAAGCAGAGATTGAAGCTTGGAGGCAAAACAACGAAGCTTTAGCAAATAAGTTAGATCATTTCTTCTCTGGAGAACTTCCAGAATTAGATTTTGAATCTATAGAGCATAAGGGTGGATTGGCAACAAGAGCAGCTTCTGCAAATGTATTGGCTTATTTAGCCGATAACGTGGAGAATATGATTGTGTCTTCTGCAGATTTATCAAACTCTGATAAAACCGACGGCTTCTTAAATAAAACTACCGCACTTCAAAAAGGAGATTTTAGTGGTTCGTTCTTACAAGCTGGTGTAGCAGAATTAACAATGGCATGTATTGCCAATGGTATAGCATTACACGGCGGTATTATTCCAGTAGTGGCCACGTTCTTCGTATTTTCAGATTATATGAAACCTGCAATTAGGTTAAGTGCTATACAAGAATTACCTGTTAAATATGTATGGACACACGATGCCTTTAGAGTTGGAGAAGATGGTCCTACACATCAACCTATAGAGCAAGAAGCTCAAATTCGATTATTGGAGAAACTTAAAAATCATAGTGGTGATCAAAGTTTCTTAGCATTGCGTCCTGCAGATTCAGCTGAGACTTCAGTGGCTTGGAAAATGGCACTAGAAAATGATAAAACGCCTTCTGGTTTAATTTTATCAAGACAAGGCATTAAGGATGTGCCGGCTATTAATACCTCAAGATATGATGAAGCCTTAGGAGCTGAAAAAGGTGGTTACCTTGTTAAATCCGTTGAGAATCCAGATGTTGTTTTAGTAGCAAATGGATCGGAAGTTTCAACATTGGTTGCTGCAGCTGAGATTTTAGAATCTGAAAAAGGACTTAAGGTAAGTATAGCTTCTGTGATTTCAGAAGGTTTGTTTAGACAGCAATCCAAAGCATACCAAGAAAGTGTAATACCAACAGATAAGCCATTGTTTGGATTGACAGCCGGATTACCAGTTAACTTAGAGACCTTAGTTGGACCAAATGGAAAAGTATTTGGATTAGATCACTTTGGGTACTCTGCGCCTGCAGGTGTACTTGACGAGAAATTCGGTTTTACAGGTGAACAAGCCAGTAAAAATATATTAGAGTATTTAGAAACTGTTTTAGTAAAATAA
- a CDS encoding Hsp20/alpha crystallin family protein yields the protein MSNLVTTSRNGSLTNKNKMSNSPIFSSLDDWFFKDFPSFSPSNFSKGALLPQVNIRETPDAYFLDMAIPGMQKSDFTIDLDNDVLSISAETKQENEHVEETYTRKEFGYSSFKRTFTLPDTVESDKIKATYKEGILGIEIPKREEAKQKPPRTIKIS from the coding sequence ATGAGTAATTTAGTAACAACATCTAGAAATGGAAGTTTGACAAACAAGAATAAAATGTCAAATTCCCCAATATTTTCGTCTTTAGACGATTGGTTTTTCAAAGATTTTCCATCATTTTCACCTTCAAATTTTAGTAAAGGAGCATTATTACCACAAGTAAATATCCGTGAAACACCAGATGCTTATTTTTTGGATATGGCAATTCCTGGAATGCAAAAATCTGATTTTACAATCGATTTGGATAATGACGTTTTATCTATTTCTGCCGAAACAAAACAAGAAAACGAACATGTGGAAGAAACTTATACAAGAAAAGAGTTTGGCTACTCTTCTTTCAAACGTACTTTTACATTACCGGATACGGTTGAAAGCGACAAAATCAAGGCTACATACAAAGAAGGTATTTTAGGTATAGAAATTCCTAAACGTGAAGAAGCTAAGCAAAAGCCACCTAGAACAATAAAAATATCCTAA